One window of Kosakonia cowanii JCM 10956 = DSM 18146 genomic DNA carries:
- a CDS encoding RecT family recombinase: protein MQNTNVAVADQNAVINSNIALFDSQYLNAISTFAQIMAQGAATVPKHLQGNQADCMAVAMQAAQWQMNPFAVAQKTHLINGVLGYEAQLVNAVISRSGVLANRFEYEWYGPWEKVVGKFHIRKGEKGEYRVPGWTMADEAGIGIIIRATLKGEDHPRELDLLLAQARTRNSTLWADDPRQQLAYLAVKRWARLFCPDVILGVYTPDELEDRQEKEINPAPQQRISVADIPAEWTTNSAQESGTNIDGMADEFRDRIEAAQSVDQAKAVRVDIEAAKTTLGSALFTELKNKAVRRYYLVDARNKVEAAINSLPQPDEPDAAEQFTKAEQALAAAKRHLGDELYDQFAVTLLDMKPEYVA from the coding sequence ATGCAGAACACAAACGTAGCAGTAGCCGACCAGAACGCTGTCATTAACTCAAACATCGCGCTGTTCGATTCACAGTACCTTAATGCCATCAGCACTTTCGCCCAGATTATGGCGCAGGGTGCGGCGACAGTACCGAAACACCTTCAGGGCAACCAGGCCGACTGTATGGCCGTTGCAATGCAGGCGGCGCAGTGGCAAATGAACCCTTTCGCCGTGGCGCAGAAAACCCATCTGATTAACGGCGTGCTGGGATATGAGGCCCAGCTGGTAAACGCAGTGATTTCACGCAGCGGCGTGCTGGCGAATCGCTTTGAGTATGAGTGGTACGGCCCATGGGAAAAAGTGGTCGGAAAATTTCACATCCGCAAAGGTGAAAAAGGCGAATACCGCGTTCCGGGCTGGACCATGGCGGACGAAGCAGGTATCGGCATTATCATCCGCGCAACGCTCAAAGGCGAAGATCACCCCCGTGAGCTGGATCTGCTGCTGGCTCAGGCCCGCACCCGTAATTCGACACTGTGGGCTGACGATCCCCGCCAGCAACTCGCCTATCTGGCAGTAAAACGCTGGGCGCGTCTGTTCTGTCCGGATGTGATCCTGGGCGTTTACACACCTGATGAGCTTGAAGATCGTCAGGAAAAAGAAATCAACCCAGCACCGCAGCAGCGCATAAGCGTTGCTGATATCCCGGCTGAATGGACAACTAACAGCGCGCAGGAGTCCGGTACCAATATTGATGGCATGGCCGACGAGTTCCGCGATCGCATTGAAGCAGCTCAATCCGTGGACCAGGCCAAAGCCGTGCGGGTTGATATTGAAGCAGCCAAAACTACTCTCGGTTCGGCGCTGTTCACTGAGCTGAAAAACAAAGCCGTACGGCGCTACTACCTGGTAGACGCCCGCAACAAGGTGGAAGCGGCGATCAACTCCCTGCCCCAGCCTGACGAACCGGATGCTGCAGAGCAGTTCACCAAAGCAGAGCAGGCACTGGCTGCTGCGAAGCGCCATCTGGGTGACGAGCTGTATGACCAGTTTGCCGTTACCCTGCTCGATATGAAGCCCGAATACGTGGCATGA
- a CDS encoding RecE family exodeoxyribonuclease, with protein MEFFHLLKASQKSGKKDAVIWFTAKTAARANLQLDVELEDAGIETGRGKDYAKPIRTDMPVVGDLPEEGVIDYTWCERYALAEDGRTWNVIPGAASQSETTIAPDSAISDEYQPAAAITAPDTADVGTTSLLENRTPAVRFAVHLLGDKYHSEISQEQQIVANELALDEANVYFQNLLQAKNEVPDMNELSLHAEWKLVQAVKDVFPQDKEHEPALLAAFMSSWVKAEVSDRAQLIEDWLSGKLPVPELITTSEPGDEVPVSNAEDQQDATPEEVAQAHVQAFRDRDITELHAVPTLSFRHRLLAQFITEKEYAYHIDNEQLNTVRQLEMDTDNSYVQNLLLAAENVEGMKKLRDFEFWRLTDAVKRVFPSDKATPDLSLMLQFMKAWKTTDYIDRGLLAKEWINGNRVSTIQRTDIDTNAGGGIKTDRNADYEHTLDTLDIEIACATLPMDFDIYNIPGSIHRRAKDIVAAKESPWKEWSAALRKTAGILDYSRAAIFALIREASSGITQFPDRMTGYICATLNEYKHDTPEARILAAARQIDSAAVVAGVIQGTEPSHQRVTTAQPEVSNLGGGKFSFDGLLGEKANPVINTPSNEVAKQEVEIVGSVQTEETDPSKVEACNALPAVEVVDEAAAQTVSVSPADNLAAATTDLTSNVAADLDQNINALSQDEPELSPTEPETTEIGPVADISEPEAAAKEWPAYFEPGRYEGLPNDVYHAANGISSTQVKDARVSLMYFEARHVSKTIQKERSKVLDMGNLVHALALQPETLAAEFSIEPEIPEGALTTTATIRECIDEYNASLPPQLSADDIKALLEAHNATLPAPLPLGAAVDETAESYMALPEEFQRIESDKKQTAAAMKACIKEYNATLPAPVKTSGSRDALLEQLAIVNPDLVAQEAQKPAPLKVGGTKVDLIQALKAVRPDTVFADELLDAWRENPEGKVLVTRQQLETALAIQKALHAHPTAGKLLQHPDRAVETSYFGIDEETGLEIRVRPDLELDVDGVRIGADLKTISMWNIKQSGLRAKLHREIIDRDYHLSAGMYMETASLDQFFWIFVNKDEGYHWIAIVEASQELVELGILEYRATMRAIANAFDTGEWPAPITTDYTDELTEYDLRRLEALRAA; from the coding sequence ATGGAATTTTTCCATCTGCTTAAAGCCAGTCAGAAGTCTGGAAAGAAAGATGCGGTGATTTGGTTCACTGCGAAAACTGCAGCGCGCGCAAACCTGCAACTGGATGTCGAGCTGGAAGACGCAGGCATCGAAACCGGCCGTGGTAAAGATTACGCCAAGCCGATCCGTACCGACATGCCTGTTGTTGGCGACCTGCCAGAAGAAGGCGTGATTGATTACACCTGGTGCGAGCGCTACGCCCTGGCCGAAGACGGCCGCACCTGGAATGTGATCCCGGGTGCCGCATCTCAGAGCGAAACCACTATCGCCCCGGACAGCGCCATCAGCGATGAGTATCAGCCGGCCGCGGCTATAACTGCCCCTGATACCGCAGATGTGGGCACAACCTCCCTGCTTGAAAATCGCACCCCGGCTGTCCGCTTCGCCGTCCATCTGCTGGGCGACAAATACCATTCGGAGATCAGCCAAGAACAGCAGATCGTCGCCAACGAATTGGCTTTGGATGAGGCAAATGTTTATTTCCAAAACCTGCTGCAGGCCAAAAATGAAGTTCCTGATATGAACGAACTCAGCCTTCACGCTGAGTGGAAACTGGTGCAGGCTGTCAAAGACGTTTTCCCGCAGGATAAAGAACACGAACCCGCGCTGCTGGCTGCTTTCATGTCGAGCTGGGTAAAAGCAGAAGTCAGCGACCGCGCCCAGCTTATTGAAGACTGGCTCAGCGGCAAACTGCCAGTCCCTGAACTCATCACCACCAGCGAACCTGGTGATGAGGTGCCTGTTTCCAATGCAGAAGATCAGCAGGATGCTACGCCCGAAGAGGTTGCCCAGGCCCACGTACAGGCATTTCGCGATAGGGACATTACCGAACTGCACGCTGTTCCTACGCTGTCGTTCCGTCACCGCCTCCTCGCGCAGTTTATTACCGAGAAGGAGTACGCGTACCACATTGACAATGAACAACTGAATACTGTGCGCCAGCTGGAAATGGACACTGATAACTCCTACGTGCAAAACCTGCTGCTGGCCGCCGAGAATGTCGAGGGGATGAAAAAGCTTCGTGACTTCGAGTTCTGGAGGCTTACCGATGCTGTTAAGCGCGTATTTCCTTCTGACAAAGCGACGCCTGATTTATCCCTGATGCTCCAGTTCATGAAGGCCTGGAAAACAACGGACTATATCGATCGCGGCCTGCTCGCTAAGGAATGGATTAACGGTAACCGGGTTTCAACCATTCAGCGCACCGATATCGACACGAACGCGGGCGGCGGCATCAAAACAGACCGTAATGCAGACTATGAGCATACGTTGGACACACTGGACATTGAGATCGCCTGCGCAACTCTGCCGATGGATTTTGATATCTACAATATCCCCGGCTCTATTCACCGCCGGGCTAAAGACATCGTTGCTGCAAAAGAAAGTCCCTGGAAGGAGTGGTCCGCAGCACTGCGTAAAACTGCAGGTATCCTGGATTACTCGCGCGCTGCAATTTTTGCGCTCATTCGTGAAGCATCGTCAGGCATAACACAGTTTCCGGATCGCATGACTGGCTATATCTGCGCGACGCTCAATGAATATAAGCATGATACACCTGAGGCCAGAATCCTTGCCGCTGCGCGTCAGATTGATAGCGCGGCCGTGGTTGCCGGAGTCATTCAGGGCACCGAGCCGTCACACCAGCGCGTCACCACCGCGCAGCCAGAAGTATCCAACCTCGGCGGCGGCAAGTTCTCCTTCGATGGTCTGCTGGGTGAAAAAGCAAACCCGGTCATCAATACCCCCTCAAACGAAGTCGCAAAACAGGAAGTGGAGATCGTTGGCAGTGTGCAGACGGAAGAGACTGACCCGAGCAAAGTCGAAGCTTGTAATGCGTTACCAGCAGTCGAAGTCGTTGATGAAGCTGCTGCGCAAACAGTTAGCGTAAGCCCGGCGGATAATCTCGCCGCTGCCACAACGGACCTGACGAGCAACGTTGCCGCCGATCTGGACCAGAATATCAATGCTCTTAGCCAGGATGAGCCGGAATTATCTCCAACCGAACCAGAAACGACAGAAATAGGACCGGTAGCGGATATTTCCGAGCCAGAGGCTGCAGCTAAGGAATGGCCAGCTTACTTCGAGCCAGGCCGTTATGAAGGTCTGCCGAACGACGTTTACCACGCCGCGAACGGCATCAGCAGCACGCAGGTGAAGGATGCCCGTGTCTCCCTGATGTATTTCGAAGCGCGCCATGTTTCCAAGACCATCCAGAAGGAGCGGTCGAAGGTTCTCGACATGGGCAATCTGGTGCATGCGCTTGCGCTGCAGCCGGAGACGCTGGCCGCCGAGTTCAGCATTGAGCCGGAGATCCCGGAAGGTGCACTCACCACCACGGCGACGATCCGCGAGTGCATTGACGAGTACAACGCCAGCCTGCCGCCGCAGCTGAGCGCTGATGATATCAAAGCGCTGCTGGAGGCCCATAACGCCACCCTGCCCGCGCCGCTGCCGCTTGGCGCAGCTGTAGACGAAACCGCAGAAAGCTATATGGCGCTGCCGGAAGAGTTCCAGCGCATCGAGTCTGATAAGAAGCAGACCGCTGCAGCTATGAAAGCCTGCATAAAAGAGTACAACGCCACCCTGCCCGCTCCGGTGAAAACCAGCGGCAGCCGTGACGCGCTGCTGGAGCAGCTGGCGATCGTCAATCCTGACCTGGTTGCGCAGGAGGCGCAGAAGCCCGCGCCGCTGAAAGTGGGCGGCACCAAAGTGGATCTGATTCAGGCGCTCAAGGCTGTCCGCCCGGATACCGTGTTCGCCGACGAATTGTTGGACGCATGGCGTGAGAACCCGGAAGGCAAGGTGCTGGTGACCCGCCAGCAGCTGGAAACCGCGCTGGCTATACAGAAAGCGCTGCATGCGCACCCGACCGCCGGAAAGCTGCTGCAGCATCCTGATCGCGCCGTTGAGACTAGCTATTTCGGCATCGACGAAGAGACCGGCCTTGAAATCCGTGTGCGCCCTGACCTTGAGCTGGACGTGGATGGCGTGCGCATCGGTGCCGACCTCAAAACGATTTCTATGTGGAACATCAAGCAGTCAGGTCTGCGGGCGAAGCTGCACCGTGAAATCATCGATCGCGATTACCACCTGAGCGCCGGTATGTACATGGAGACGGCAAGCCTCGACCAATTCTTCTGGATCTTCGTCAACAAGGACGAGGGATATCACTGGATTGCCATTGTTGAGGCTTCGCAGGAGCTGGTGGAGCTGGGCATCCTAGAGTACCGCGCCACGATGCGCGCCATTGCCAACGCATTCGATACCGGCGAGTGGCCAGCGCCGATCACCACCGACTACACCGACGAACTCACCGAGTACGATCTGCGCCGCCTTGAAGCGCTGCGCGCGGCTTAA
- the exoX gene encoding exodeoxyribonuclease X: MLRVIDTETCDLQGGIVEIASVDVVDGQIVNPQSHLVRPDRPISQQAMAIHRITEAMVADQPWIEEVVPYYHGSEWYVAHNASFDRRVLPEMSGEWICTMKLARRLWPGIKYSNMALYNSRKLSVETPAGLHHHRALYDCYITAALLIDIMQVSGWTAEQMATITGRPALMTTFTFGKYRGKPVAEIADRDPGYLRWLFNNLNSMSPELRLTLKHYLGEG, translated from the coding sequence ATGTTACGTGTTATCGATACAGAAACCTGCGATTTGCAGGGTGGTATCGTCGAGATCGCCTCGGTGGACGTGGTAGACGGGCAAATCGTTAATCCCCAGAGCCACCTGGTGCGCCCCGACCGTCCCATCAGCCAGCAGGCGATGGCCATCCACCGCATCACCGAAGCGATGGTGGCGGATCAGCCATGGATCGAAGAGGTGGTGCCCTATTATCACGGCAGTGAGTGGTATGTGGCGCACAACGCCAGCTTTGACCGCCGCGTGCTGCCGGAGATGTCCGGCGAGTGGATCTGCACCATGAAGCTGGCACGGCGTTTATGGCCGGGGATCAAATACAGCAATATGGCGCTCTATAACTCCCGCAAGCTCAGCGTAGAGACACCAGCCGGTCTGCATCACCACCGCGCGCTCTATGATTGCTATATCACCGCCGCTTTGCTGATTGACATCATGCAGGTCTCTGGCTGGACAGCGGAGCAGATGGCCACCATCACCGGACGCCCGGCGCTGATGACCACCTTTACCTTTGGTAAATACCGCGGTAAACCGGTTGCCGAGATCGCTGACCGCGATCCGGGCTACCTGCGCTGGCTGTTTAACAACCTCAACAGCATGAGCCCGGAACTGCGTTTAACGCTTAAACACTACCTTGGCGAAGGGTAA
- a CDS encoding tyrosine-type recombinase/integrase has protein sequence MQRPARYDANLPRNLTFRKRDKLYSWRNPITGQVIYLGRIDRREAIAQAIEANSYLDQNYIPSSLLQRIKETPTLTMAKWLERYDVILERRELKPNTMKVRRNQLETIRKEFGTIALSAVTTKDIAEFLETYIACDKKSMAAGLRSVLLDVFREALVEGHIERNPAEPTRTPAPKVKRERLLLEAYFTIRETAAANSVWAANAFDLALVTAQRREDIAMMKFTDIREDRLFVIQEKTGNKLAIPLDLKLEAADLHLKEVIERCRVNNPSEFLLYSPVRRGGRKPGPLTPDGLTQAFSDTRDVTVLKFGPYPPSFHEIRSLASRLYEKEKGEEFAQRLLGHKNLSMTKKYLDSRGAEYVTV, from the coding sequence ATGCAGAGGCCAGCCCGTTACGACGCTAACCTGCCCCGTAACCTGACCTTTCGCAAGAGAGATAAGCTTTATTCCTGGCGCAACCCAATAACCGGCCAGGTAATCTATCTGGGCCGCATTGATCGCAGGGAAGCGATAGCCCAGGCCATTGAAGCCAACAGCTATCTTGATCAAAACTATATCCCCTCCAGTCTACTTCAGCGCATTAAAGAAACGCCCACCCTGACTATGGCTAAATGGCTGGAGAGGTATGACGTTATTCTCGAGCGAAGGGAATTAAAACCAAACACAATGAAAGTTCGCAGGAACCAGCTGGAGACGATCAGAAAAGAGTTCGGCACTATCGCTCTTAGCGCAGTTACAACAAAAGACATTGCGGAATTTTTGGAAACATACATTGCCTGCGATAAAAAAAGCATGGCTGCAGGTCTGAGATCTGTACTGCTCGATGTATTCAGAGAGGCGCTCGTGGAGGGCCATATAGAAAGGAACCCGGCAGAACCTACTCGCACCCCGGCACCAAAAGTTAAGCGGGAACGTCTACTGCTCGAAGCGTATTTTACGATACGAGAAACAGCAGCTGCTAATTCAGTATGGGCGGCAAATGCATTTGATCTTGCGCTTGTCACTGCTCAGCGACGCGAGGATATAGCCATGATGAAATTCACTGACATCCGGGAAGACAGATTGTTTGTCATACAGGAGAAAACAGGGAATAAATTAGCCATCCCTTTAGACCTGAAACTGGAAGCGGCCGATCTTCATTTAAAAGAAGTGATAGAACGTTGCAGAGTGAACAATCCATCTGAGTTCCTGCTTTACTCGCCGGTGCGTCGGGGTGGAAGAAAGCCCGGACCACTGACGCCGGACGGGTTAACCCAGGCATTCTCAGATACCCGTGATGTCACTGTGCTTAAATTTGGCCCTTACCCGCCGTCATTTCACGAAATTAGAAGTCTGGCCAGTAGGCTTTATGAGAAGGAAAAAGGCGAAGAATTTGCGCAGCGGCTGTTGGGTCATAAAAATTTATCAATGACCAAAAAATACCTGGACTCCCGTGGGGCAGAGTATGTTACGGTTTAG
- a CDS encoding YdaE family protein, with translation MCNSTKCGYCGKPVEPEEEVKSTLLYRNGSQLARKEKEYCSERCASYDQMAHEA, from the coding sequence ATGTGTAACTCAACAAAATGCGGGTACTGCGGCAAGCCGGTTGAACCGGAGGAAGAAGTTAAAAGTACCCTTCTCTATCGCAACGGCTCACAGCTGGCGCGCAAAGAAAAAGAATACTGCTCTGAACGTTGTGCTTCGTACGACCAGATGGCCCACGAGGCATAA
- a CDS encoding DNA polymerase III subunit theta: protein MMTNLAQLEQEEMDKVNVDLAAAGVAFKERYNMPVIAEAVEREQPEHLRGWFRERLIAHRLASVSLSRLPYEPKVK from the coding sequence ATAATGACCAATCTTGCGCAGCTCGAACAAGAAGAGATGGATAAGGTGAATGTCGATCTGGCCGCCGCAGGCGTTGCCTTCAAAGAGCGCTACAATATGCCTGTTATTGCCGAAGCGGTTGAGCGCGAACAACCCGAACATCTGCGCGGCTGGTTTCGCGAACGTCTGATTGCCCACCGGCTGGCCTCCGTCTCGCTCTCTCGCCTCCCCTATGAGCCGAAAGTGAAATAA
- the yobA gene encoding CopC domain-containing protein YobA, translating to MLISPTQRLRAFALITTLFVTPAVLAHAHLKGQYPAADADVTAAPQALTLNFSEGIEPAFSGIKVTDAQQKAIKTGAVKRNEKDKTQMIVPLEQPLTSGKYTVSWHVVSVDGHKTHGQYSFSVK from the coding sequence ATGCTTATCTCCCCGACGCAGCGCTTACGCGCTTTTGCCCTCATTACCACCCTTTTTGTCACCCCGGCAGTGCTGGCGCATGCCCACCTCAAAGGTCAGTATCCGGCTGCGGATGCTGATGTAACGGCGGCACCGCAGGCACTGACGCTCAACTTTTCAGAAGGGATTGAGCCAGCGTTCAGCGGCATTAAGGTGACAGACGCGCAGCAGAAGGCGATCAAAACCGGGGCGGTAAAGCGCAATGAAAAGGATAAGACTCAGATGATCGTGCCGCTTGAACAGCCCCTGACTTCCGGGAAGTACACCGTCAGCTGGCATGTGGTCTCGGTCGACGGCCATAAAACTCACGGGCAGTACAGCTTTTCTGTGAAGTAA
- a CDS encoding ATP-dependent nuclease — protein MAISKEMRKLINKWKTGNSWPKRLEWIEIQGIRGWSGQRVDVQFPIVALVGENGSGKSTVLQCAASVYKDVKKRYASYYFPDTPFEKIENAYIRFSYKEGANSFVKSIRKQTTRWRGNPERPDRRVEYVDLSRLQPVNARLGYSKLLKSGVTEGAHDAFDQQKLDRLNNIMGKSYVSAGLSITNSDAKRPITVVSNGEARYSGFHQGAGEITAAELLAADYPKYGIVLIDEIETSLHPRAQRRLMRDLAHVARERELQIIITTHSPYILSELPPEARIYLMNGVEGRTVVTGVSPDFAMTKMDEENHPECDVYVEDVVAATLVSEIIASSQERELLSRVKIIPFGSASVGMALGQMAANKRFPRSSVVFLDGDQSQAIGCKILPGDDAPEIVVFEALQDIGWPGISEKISRKPSESIDALNNAMTNSDHHDWIDYAANTLNIGGEILWHALCTSWAINCLNDQSRDVVVQSIIDAIEE, from the coding sequence ATGGCAATTTCTAAAGAAATGAGGAAGTTGATTAACAAGTGGAAAACGGGTAACTCATGGCCTAAACGTCTTGAATGGATTGAAATTCAAGGGATACGTGGCTGGTCAGGTCAGAGGGTTGACGTGCAATTCCCTATTGTTGCTCTAGTCGGTGAAAATGGATCTGGTAAAAGCACGGTGTTGCAATGTGCAGCCTCAGTTTACAAAGATGTTAAAAAAAGATATGCCTCCTATTATTTCCCAGATACTCCCTTCGAAAAAATTGAAAATGCTTATATCCGATTTTCATATAAAGAAGGAGCTAACTCATTCGTTAAATCTATTAGAAAGCAGACCACGAGATGGCGAGGAAACCCTGAACGGCCTGATAGAAGAGTTGAATATGTTGACCTCAGCAGGTTACAACCAGTAAACGCCAGACTAGGCTATTCCAAACTTTTAAAAAGCGGTGTAACTGAAGGCGCTCATGATGCGTTTGATCAACAAAAGCTTGATAGACTCAATAACATTATGGGGAAGTCTTATGTCTCAGCAGGGCTTTCGATAACTAATTCTGATGCAAAAAGGCCTATCACTGTAGTATCAAATGGCGAAGCAAGATACTCTGGTTTTCACCAAGGGGCCGGAGAGATTACTGCCGCCGAACTTTTAGCAGCTGATTATCCAAAGTACGGAATCGTGTTAATTGATGAAATTGAAACGTCCCTTCATCCAAGAGCACAACGCCGGTTAATGCGTGACTTGGCACACGTGGCCCGGGAAAGAGAATTACAGATTATTATAACAACACACTCCCCATATATTCTTTCCGAGCTTCCTCCTGAAGCTAGAATATATTTGATGAATGGTGTCGAAGGTCGGACAGTGGTAACAGGTGTTAGTCCCGATTTTGCAATGACTAAAATGGATGAAGAAAATCACCCTGAGTGTGATGTCTATGTTGAAGATGTTGTTGCAGCAACATTAGTATCAGAAATTATCGCGTCCTCGCAAGAAAGGGAGCTTCTTTCTAGAGTAAAAATCATACCATTTGGTAGTGCATCAGTTGGCATGGCCCTAGGTCAAATGGCGGCCAATAAAAGGTTCCCTCGCTCTTCAGTGGTATTTTTAGATGGTGATCAGTCTCAAGCGATAGGATGCAAGATATTGCCTGGCGATGACGCACCAGAGATCGTTGTTTTTGAGGCACTCCAAGATATTGGTTGGCCCGGTATATCAGAAAAAATCAGTAGAAAACCGTCAGAATCAATTGATGCACTGAACAATGCAATGACCAACTCAGATCACCACGATTGGATTGATTATGCTGCAAACACGCTAAATATCGGCGGTGAAATTCTATGGCATGCATTATGTACATCATGGGCTATTAACTGTCTTAATGATCAATCTAGAGACGTTGTAGTCCAGTCGATTATCGACGCAATTGAAGAATGA
- the copD gene encoding copper homeostasis membrane protein CopD, whose translation MLSSLFVGLRFIHFAALMLLFGSALFSAWLAPRDLRRTLTQHFLPLQRVCLILTALSALLLYAVQGGMMAGGWPEVWQPAIWRAVAGTQAGSLLAWQIFLALLTLFAGLMQPAQQRKLLLLTALQFLLAAGLGHAAMREGLPGVLQHINHALHLLCGAMWLGGLLPVLFCMQLTREGSHPAAIGAMMRFSRYGHVAVAGVILTGIVNAVLIQGLAWPWQSAWGRMLLLKCALVALMVAIALVNRYVLVPRLSLVDSGARQRFITLTRAELIIGALVLAAVSLFATWEPF comes from the coding sequence ATGCTGTCATCGCTCTTTGTCGGGCTGCGCTTTATTCATTTCGCCGCCCTGATGCTGTTATTTGGCAGCGCGCTGTTCAGCGCCTGGCTGGCACCGCGCGATCTGCGCCGGACACTCACTCAACACTTCCTGCCGCTGCAGCGCGTCTGCCTGATCCTTACGGCATTGAGCGCGCTGTTGCTCTATGCGGTGCAGGGCGGGATGATGGCCGGTGGCTGGCCGGAAGTGTGGCAGCCCGCGATCTGGCGTGCGGTTGCCGGTACGCAAGCGGGTTCACTGCTGGCCTGGCAAATCTTCCTCGCGTTGCTGACCCTCTTTGCCGGGTTGATGCAGCCAGCGCAGCAAAGGAAGTTGCTGCTGCTGACGGCGCTGCAGTTTCTGTTGGCGGCGGGTCTCGGCCACGCAGCGATGCGCGAAGGGTTGCCTGGTGTGCTGCAACACATCAACCATGCGCTGCATCTGCTGTGCGGGGCGATGTGGCTGGGCGGCCTGCTGCCGGTACTGTTTTGTATGCAGCTTACGCGTGAGGGGAGCCACCCTGCGGCTATTGGCGCGATGATGCGCTTCTCCCGTTATGGTCACGTAGCGGTGGCAGGCGTTATCCTTACCGGCATCGTTAATGCGGTGTTGATTCAGGGGCTGGCATGGCCGTGGCAGAGCGCCTGGGGGCGCATGCTGTTGCTCAAATGTGCGCTTGTCGCGCTGATGGTGGCAATCGCGCTTGTGAACCGGTATGTTCTGGTGCCACGCTTGAGCCTGGTCGATAGCGGAGCGCGGCAGCGCTTTATAACGTTAACCCGGGCAGAATTGATAATCGGTGCGCTGGTGCTGGCAGCGGTAAGCCTGTTTGCCACCTGGGAGCCTTTTTGA
- a CDS encoding YebY family protein: MKKSVIAVLMLTSSAAALAAPQVITVSRFEVGKEKWAFNREEIMLTCRPGNALFAINPSTLVQYPLNDIAQKQVDSGRSTGQPISIIQVDDPEHPGQKMSLAPFIERAKSLCTG; the protein is encoded by the coding sequence ATGAAAAAGAGTGTGATTGCAGTATTAATGCTGACCAGCTCAGCCGCCGCGCTGGCTGCGCCGCAGGTTATTACCGTCAGCCGTTTCGAGGTTGGCAAAGAGAAATGGGCCTTCAATCGCGAAGAGATAATGCTCACCTGCAGGCCGGGCAATGCGTTGTTCGCCATTAACCCGAGTACGCTGGTGCAGTATCCGCTCAATGATATCGCGCAGAAACAGGTCGACAGCGGGAGAAGCACCGGTCAGCCTATCAGCATCATTCAGGTTGACGATCCAGAACATCCCGGCCAGAAAATGAGCCTCGCCCCCTTTATCGAGCGCGCGAAATCCCTCTGCACGGGCTGA
- a CDS encoding DUF4060 family protein gives MRLINRSRKDSPMARRACDAALARHVERFGDYASRAMTSVYTVLVDGMKVTVEVENRSTSYVATAIMGARRLRALVGRMS, from the coding sequence ATGAGACTTATTAACCGAAGCAGGAAAGATTCTCCGATGGCCCGCAGAGCGTGCGATGCAGCGTTGGCCCGGCATGTTGAACGGTTCGGTGATTATGCCAGCCGGGCCATGACCAGCGTATACACAGTGCTGGTGGACGGCATGAAGGTAACGGTAGAGGTGGAAAACCGCAGCACCAGCTACGTGGCCACAGCGATCATGGGCGCTCGGCGTCTGCGTGCCCTCGTCGGCCGGATGTCTTGA
- a CDS encoding excisionase encodes MAKLLNLQEWAAEVYSSPPSLSTLRRWVREGKIYPAPELHGKEYKLRPDAIYVDPSKKNLRLKPQHLKIPSKGTLLERLQNAEASPLRR; translated from the coding sequence ATGGCAAAGCTTCTTAATTTGCAGGAATGGGCCGCTGAAGTGTATTCATCACCGCCATCGCTTTCTACTCTTCGCAGATGGGTACGTGAAGGCAAGATCTATCCTGCCCCCGAGCTACACGGTAAAGAGTATAAGCTCCGCCCGGATGCTATCTATGTTGATCCGAGCAAGAAGAATTTGCGCTTAAAACCGCAGCATCTAAAAATTCCGTCCAAAGGGACTTTACTGGAGAGATTACAGAATGCAGAGGCCAGCCCGTTACGACGCTAA